A portion of the Pseudoxanthomonas sp. JBR18 genome contains these proteins:
- the adh gene encoding aldehyde dehydrogenase, producing the protein MNAVTSTKPLSTDPQSIFKKRYANFIGGAWVEPKSGQYFDNITPISGKAFTQIPRSNAEDIEAALDAAHAAKTAWGESSSTDRANVLLKIADRIEQNLELLAYAETWDNGKPIRETLNADVPLCVDHFRYFAGAVRAQEGGISEIDKDTIAYHFHEPLGVVGQIIPWNFPLLMACWKLAPALAAGNCVVMKPAEQTPASILVLMEVIGDLLPPGVLNVVNGFGLEAGKPLASSPRIAKIAFTGETTTGRLIMQYASQNLIPVTLELGGKSPNIFFADIMSEDDDFLDKAVEGFVLFAFNQGEVCTCPSRALIQESIYDKFMEKVIARVEAIKQGNPLDPNTMVGAQASGEQLEKILSYIDIGKQEGAQVLTGGERNPLSGDLEGGFYVKPTVFKGHNKMRIFQEEIFGPVVSVTTFKDEAEALAIANDTLYGLGAGVWSRDAARLYRMGRAIQAGRVWTNCYHAYPAHAAFGGYKQSGIGRENHKMMLDHYQQTKNLLVSYSPKALGFF; encoded by the coding sequence ATGAATGCCGTGACCAGCACCAAGCCCCTGTCCACCGATCCGCAGTCCATCTTCAAGAAGCGCTACGCCAACTTCATCGGCGGGGCGTGGGTCGAGCCGAAGAGTGGCCAGTATTTCGACAACATCACCCCGATCAGCGGCAAGGCGTTCACCCAGATCCCGCGCTCCAACGCCGAGGACATCGAGGCCGCGCTCGACGCCGCCCATGCCGCCAAGACCGCCTGGGGCGAAAGCTCATCGACCGACCGCGCCAACGTCCTGCTCAAGATCGCCGACCGCATCGAGCAGAACCTGGAACTGCTGGCCTACGCCGAGACCTGGGACAACGGCAAGCCGATCCGCGAGACGCTCAACGCCGACGTGCCGCTGTGCGTGGACCACTTCCGCTATTTCGCCGGCGCGGTGCGCGCGCAGGAAGGCGGCATCTCCGAGATCGACAAGGACACCATCGCCTACCACTTCCACGAGCCGCTGGGCGTGGTCGGCCAGATCATCCCGTGGAACTTCCCGCTGCTCATGGCGTGCTGGAAGCTGGCCCCGGCCCTGGCCGCCGGCAACTGCGTGGTGATGAAGCCCGCCGAGCAGACCCCGGCCTCGATCCTGGTGCTGATGGAAGTCATCGGTGACCTGCTGCCGCCAGGCGTGCTCAACGTGGTCAACGGCTTTGGCCTGGAAGCGGGCAAGCCGCTGGCCTCCAGCCCGCGCATCGCCAAGATCGCCTTCACCGGCGAGACCACCACCGGCCGGCTGATCATGCAGTACGCCTCGCAGAACCTGATCCCGGTGACCCTGGAGCTGGGCGGCAAGTCGCCGAACATCTTCTTCGCCGACATCATGAGCGAGGACGACGACTTCCTGGACAAGGCGGTGGAAGGCTTCGTGCTGTTCGCCTTCAACCAGGGCGAGGTCTGCACCTGTCCGTCGCGGGCGCTGATCCAGGAATCGATCTACGACAAGTTCATGGAGAAGGTCATCGCCCGGGTGGAGGCGATCAAGCAGGGCAACCCGCTGGACCCCAACACCATGGTCGGCGCGCAGGCCTCCGGCGAGCAGCTCGAAAAGATCCTGTCCTACATCGACATCGGCAAGCAGGAAGGCGCGCAGGTGCTCACCGGCGGCGAGCGCAACCCACTCTCCGGCGACCTGGAAGGCGGCTTCTACGTCAAGCCGACCGTGTTCAAGGGCCACAACAAGATGCGCATCTTCCAGGAGGAGATCTTCGGGCCGGTGGTCTCGGTGACCACCTTCAAGGACGAGGCCGAGGCCCTGGCCATCGCCAACGACACCCTCTATGGCCTGGGCGCCGGCGTGTGGAGCCGTGACGCGGCGCGTCTGTACCGCATGGGGCGGGCCATCCAGGCCGGCCGGGTTTGGACTAATTGCTACCACGCCTATCCGGCACACGCGGCCTTTGGCGGCTATAAACAGTCCGGCATCGGTCGTGAGAACCACAAGATGATGCTCGACCACTATCAGCAGACCAAGAATCTGCTGGTGAGCTACTCGCCCAAGGCGCTCGGGTTCTTCTGA
- a CDS encoding sugar kinase: MTGTIACYGELLLRLGAPGRQRLLQSPQLDVHIGGAEANVGVSLAQLGHPVRMLGRVADNPLGQAALGELRRHGVQTASVQAVPGRMGLYFLTTGALQRPSEVVYDRADSVFARGTPADYDWPALLDGARWLHLSGVTPALGPQVAETALDAARAARQAGLGVSFDGNFRPKLWEAWGGDAPGILRQLMEQADVLFADHRDMAVVLSQDFAQAEGPARNRAAAAAAFEAFPHLRYMACTLRTTYSVDHHGLGAMLMTRDGGCLEAPTRELPGVVDRIGGGDAFAAGILHGLLRALPDAETLAFGLAAGCLKHSIEGDFNLASEAEIRALMVEGRLDVRR, translated from the coding sequence ATGACCGGAACCATCGCCTGCTACGGCGAGCTGCTGCTGCGCCTGGGCGCACCAGGGCGTCAGCGCTTGCTTCAATCGCCGCAGCTGGACGTCCACATTGGGGGTGCCGAAGCCAATGTCGGTGTGTCGCTGGCGCAACTGGGCCATCCGGTGCGCATGCTCGGCCGGGTCGCCGACAACCCGCTGGGCCAGGCCGCGCTGGGCGAGTTGCGCCGGCACGGGGTGCAGACCGCGTCGGTCCAGGCGGTGCCTGGACGCATGGGCCTGTACTTTCTGACCACCGGCGCCCTGCAGCGGCCCAGCGAGGTGGTCTACGACCGGGCCGATTCCGTCTTCGCCCGGGGCACGCCGGCCGACTACGACTGGCCGGCGCTGCTCGACGGGGCACGCTGGCTGCACCTGTCCGGGGTCACCCCCGCATTGGGGCCCCAAGTCGCCGAAACGGCCCTCGACGCGGCCCGGGCCGCGCGTCAGGCGGGCCTGGGGGTGTCGTTCGACGGCAACTTCCGGCCCAAGCTGTGGGAGGCCTGGGGGGGCGATGCGCCCGGCATCCTGCGCCAGTTGATGGAGCAGGCCGACGTGCTGTTCGCCGACCACCGCGACATGGCCGTGGTCCTGAGCCAGGACTTCGCGCAGGCCGAAGGCCCGGCCCGCAACCGGGCCGCGGCGGCGGCCGCGTTCGAAGCCTTCCCGCATCTGCGCTACATGGCGTGCACGTTGCGCACCACCTACAGCGTGGACCACCACGGGCTGGGCGCCATGCTGATGACCCGCGACGGTGGTTGCCTGGAGGCGCCCACCCGCGAACTGCCTGGCGTGGTGGATCGGATCGGCGGTGGGGATGCCTTCGCCGCTGGCATCCTGCATGGCCTGTTGCGCGCGCTGCCCGACGCCGAAACCCTGGCCTTCGGCCTGGCCGCCGGCTGCCTCAAGCACTCCATCGAGGGGGACTTCAACCTGGCCAGCGAGGCCGAGATCCGCGCGCTGATGGTCGAAGGCCGGCTGGACGTGCGTCGCTGA
- a CDS encoding TonB-dependent receptor: MAFRRPAQQEYCARTSHATGMARDASSVPAFIPLHRPCRRALCNALSLALLGTCVLTMPALAADKTPASITTLPTLDVVGVTPNGDATLPADKSPYPVRGLDADQLDRMRSVDLTQAMDRNVPGISLNSVQGNPLQPDVQFRGFTGSPLLGIAQGIAVYQDGVRVNEIFGDTVNWDLLPQQGIERLDVVTGANPVFGLNTLGGAIVLHSKNGFDNPGTALSYEAGSFGREVASVESGGNNGTLGYYLLADNLYEQGWRDLSPTHARHYLANVGWRGERASLDLNLSKARTNLTGNGAQSIEALRRDYESIFTAPDQTENDLTQASLHGSYTFADDLVLSAMVYDRTVKTRSFNGDGSDAEECEDDEDFLCEEEDEAGEQEFVTDQNGDPVSSEYDAINNIGHRRQRAHGGNVQLVFSRPLGGHDNQLVVGGDWLSGHVRYSSIVEPAVLLDDRSTSRDSGLEIPEDALDVFASTRTYAWYATDTFNVTDALALTVSARYNETRTRIADRSGENPDLNGNHVFSRLNPAAGLAWKMSDAVTAYGSYSESTRAPTPVELTCSDEDAPCKLPNQFVADPPLNQVVAKSWEAGLRGRGAGLQWQAGVFRTTAHDDILFQAIGGATSNEGFFANVGDTRRQGLELSAQGRLAQERLAWSASYTWLDATYQDGFTENAVHHPEADDDGLITVQRGDRIPGLSRHQLKAGIEFAITDALRIGADGQYRSSQYLRGDESNQLAPIGGYALFGLHATWDVTPRLQLSARIENLTDKRYASFGTLGEPDEVFPGDSDPRFLGPGAPRGGWVGARYRF, translated from the coding sequence ATGGCCTTCCGCCGCCCCGCGCAGCAGGAGTATTGCGCGCGCACGTCCCATGCCACCGGCATGGCGCGCGATGCGTCTTCCGTCCCCGCTTTCATCCCCCTTCACAGGCCGTGTCGGCGCGCGTTGTGCAACGCGCTATCGCTGGCCCTGCTAGGAACCTGTGTCCTGACCATGCCCGCCCTGGCCGCCGACAAGACCCCCGCCAGCATCACCACCCTGCCCACGCTCGACGTGGTCGGGGTGACGCCCAACGGCGATGCCACGCTGCCGGCGGACAAGTCGCCGTACCCGGTGCGCGGCCTGGATGCGGACCAACTGGACCGGATGCGTTCGGTCGACCTGACGCAGGCCATGGACCGCAACGTGCCCGGCATCAGCCTCAACAGCGTGCAGGGCAATCCGCTGCAGCCGGACGTGCAGTTCCGCGGTTTCACCGGCTCGCCGCTGCTGGGCATCGCCCAGGGCATCGCGGTCTACCAGGATGGCGTCCGGGTCAACGAGATCTTCGGCGACACGGTTAATTGGGACCTGCTGCCGCAGCAGGGCATCGAGCGGCTGGACGTGGTCACCGGCGCCAATCCGGTGTTCGGCCTGAACACCCTGGGCGGCGCGATCGTGCTGCACTCCAAGAACGGCTTCGACAATCCGGGCACGGCGCTGTCCTACGAGGCCGGCTCGTTCGGGCGCGAAGTGGCCAGCGTCGAGAGCGGTGGCAACAACGGCACGCTGGGCTATTACCTGCTGGCCGACAACCTCTACGAACAGGGCTGGCGCGACCTGTCGCCCACCCATGCGCGGCATTACCTGGCCAACGTCGGCTGGCGCGGCGAGCGCGCCTCGCTGGACCTCAACCTGTCCAAGGCCAGGACCAACCTGACCGGCAACGGCGCGCAGTCGATCGAGGCGCTGCGGCGCGATTACGAAAGCATCTTCACCGCGCCGGACCAGACCGAGAACGACCTGACCCAGGCCAGCCTGCACGGCAGCTACACCTTCGCCGACGACCTGGTGCTGAGCGCGATGGTCTACGACCGCACGGTCAAGACGCGCTCGTTCAACGGCGACGGCAGCGATGCGGAGGAATGCGAGGACGACGAGGACTTCCTGTGCGAGGAGGAAGACGAGGCCGGCGAGCAGGAGTTCGTCACCGACCAGAACGGCGATCCGGTCTCCTCCGAATACGATGCCATCAACAACATCGGCCACCGGCGCCAGCGCGCGCACGGCGGCAACGTGCAGCTGGTGTTCTCGCGCCCGTTGGGCGGCCACGACAACCAGCTGGTGGTCGGCGGCGACTGGCTGAGCGGCCACGTGCGCTATTCCAGCATCGTCGAGCCGGCCGTGCTGCTGGACGACCGCAGCACCTCGCGCGATTCGGGATTGGAAATTCCAGAGGACGCGCTGGACGTATTCGCCAGCACGCGCACCTACGCCTGGTATGCCACCGACACCTTCAACGTCACCGATGCCTTGGCGCTGACGGTCTCGGCCCGCTACAACGAAACACGCACGCGCATCGCCGACCGCTCCGGCGAGAACCCGGATCTCAACGGCAACCATGTGTTCTCGCGCCTCAACCCGGCCGCGGGCTTGGCCTGGAAAATGAGCGATGCAGTCACCGCCTACGGCAGCTACAGCGAATCGACCCGCGCGCCCACGCCGGTCGAGCTGACCTGCTCGGACGAGGACGCGCCGTGCAAGCTGCCCAACCAGTTCGTCGCCGATCCGCCGCTCAACCAGGTCGTGGCCAAGAGCTGGGAAGCCGGGCTGCGCGGCCGCGGCGCGGGCCTGCAGTGGCAGGCCGGCGTGTTCCGCACCACCGCCCATGACGACATCCTGTTCCAGGCCATCGGCGGGGCCACGTCCAACGAAGGCTTCTTCGCCAATGTCGGCGACACCCGCCGCCAAGGCCTGGAACTGTCCGCGCAAGGGCGCCTGGCCCAGGAGCGCCTGGCGTGGTCGGCCAGCTACACCTGGCTGGATGCGACCTACCAGGACGGCTTCACCGAGAACGCCGTCCACCACCCGGAAGCCGACGACGACGGCCTGATCACCGTGCAGCGCGGTGATCGCATCCCCGGCCTGTCGCGGCACCAGCTCAAGGCCGGCATCGAGTTTGCGATCACCGATGCGCTACGCATCGGCGCCGATGGCCAGTACCGCAGCAGCCAGTATCTGCGGGGCGATGAATCCAACCAGCTCGCCCCAATCGGCGGCTACGCGTTGTTTGGCCTGCATGCGACGTGGGACGTGACCCCGCGCCTGCAGCTGAGCGCGCGCATCGAAAACCTGACCGACAAGCGCTACGCCAGCTTCGGCACGTTGGGCGAGCCGGATGAAGTCTTCCCCGGGGATTCCGATCCCCGGTTCCTGGGGCCCGGCGCCCCGCGTGGTGGCTGGGTGGGGGCCCGCTACCGCTTCTGA
- a CDS encoding methanol/ethanol family PQQ-dependent dehydrogenase, translated as MNVHRPTTQALKALAVATVLACTGIGVANAADADYAPVTDARLRNAASDNGWLMYRRDYTSRGYAPFKTIDTRNVAGLKPAWDWKSPLDMGHEAPPIVNGDYLFITTPKNHLIAFQASTGKQLWEYAHDLSEVGLKTICCDVVNRGVALYGDNVYMATLDNRVVALDAKTGKVVWNEQLNAPDVGYAMTLAPLIVKGKVIVGVSGGEYGARGFIEALDAKTGKQLWKLHTIPLPGEPGGDTWPKGAAETGGGAAWLTGSYDADTDTLFWGVGNPGPWLATLRPGDNLYTDSVIAVNPADGKIKWHYQYTPNDTWDYDGTNETVLTDLAYQGKQYKALVSASRNGWFYAIDRTNGELIYAEKFATATSVSGFKDGKPVTDPAMRPSVDKEVFTCPSFLGGKNWWPISVSPDTHMAYVPTLHTCMTMKGAAVSYKAGLPFLGETFLVRRDPAFPNHWGSVQAIDLNTGKQAWTFPSELPWNGGMLSTAGGLLFSGSADGYLYAFDAKTGKVLWKSPKMASGVLGVPSTWTVDGKQYVGVWAGWGGGVPIWGGEMAKDPAVRNIPLGGHLYVFSL; from the coding sequence ATGAACGTCCATCGTCCCACCACCCAGGCGCTGAAGGCGCTGGCTGTGGCCACCGTGCTGGCCTGCACCGGCATCGGCGTAGCCAATGCGGCCGATGCCGACTACGCGCCGGTCACCGATGCGCGCCTGAGGAACGCCGCGTCCGACAACGGATGGTTGATGTACCGCCGCGACTACACCAGCCGCGGCTATGCCCCGTTCAAGACCATCGACACCAGGAACGTGGCCGGGCTCAAGCCCGCCTGGGATTGGAAGAGTCCGCTGGACATGGGCCATGAGGCCCCGCCGATCGTCAATGGCGACTATCTATTCATCACCACCCCCAAGAACCACCTGATCGCCTTCCAGGCCAGCACCGGCAAGCAACTGTGGGAGTACGCCCACGACCTGTCCGAGGTCGGCCTGAAGACCATCTGCTGCGACGTGGTCAACCGGGGCGTGGCCCTGTACGGAGACAACGTCTACATGGCCACGCTGGACAACCGCGTGGTCGCCCTGGACGCCAAAACCGGCAAGGTGGTGTGGAACGAGCAGCTCAACGCCCCGGACGTGGGCTATGCGATGACCCTGGCGCCGCTGATCGTCAAGGGCAAGGTGATCGTGGGCGTGTCCGGCGGCGAATACGGCGCGCGCGGCTTCATCGAGGCGCTGGACGCCAAGACCGGCAAGCAACTGTGGAAGCTGCACACCATCCCGCTGCCGGGCGAGCCGGGCGGCGACACCTGGCCCAAGGGCGCGGCCGAGACCGGCGGCGGCGCGGCCTGGCTGACCGGCAGCTACGACGCCGACACCGACACCCTGTTCTGGGGCGTGGGCAATCCGGGCCCGTGGCTGGCCACGCTGCGGCCGGGCGACAACCTGTACACCGACTCGGTGATCGCGGTGAACCCGGCCGACGGCAAGATCAAGTGGCACTACCAGTACACGCCCAACGACACCTGGGACTACGACGGCACCAACGAGACGGTGCTGACCGACCTCGCCTACCAGGGCAAGCAGTACAAGGCCCTCGTCAGCGCCAGCCGCAACGGCTGGTTCTATGCGATCGACCGCACCAACGGCGAGCTGATCTACGCCGAGAAGTTCGCCACGGCCACCTCGGTCAGCGGCTTCAAGGACGGCAAGCCGGTCACCGACCCGGCGATGCGCCCGAGCGTGGACAAGGAAGTGTTCACCTGCCCCAGCTTCCTGGGCGGCAAGAACTGGTGGCCGATCTCGGTCAGCCCCGACACGCACATGGCCTACGTGCCGACGCTGCACACCTGCATGACCATGAAGGGCGCGGCGGTCAGCTACAAAGCGGGCCTGCCGTTCCTGGGCGAGACCTTCCTGGTCAGGCGCGACCCGGCCTTCCCCAACCACTGGGGCTCGGTGCAGGCCATCGACCTGAACACCGGCAAGCAGGCCTGGACCTTCCCCTCCGAGCTGCCGTGGAACGGCGGCATGTTGTCCACCGCCGGTGGCCTGCTGTTCTCCGGCAGCGCCGATGGCTACCTGTACGCCTTCGACGCCAAGACCGGCAAGGTCCTGTGGAAGAGCCCGAAGATGGCCTCCGGCGTGCTGGGCGTGCCGAGCACCTGGACCGTGGACGGCAAGCAGTACGTGGGCGTGTGGGCCGGCTGGGGCGGCGGCGTGCCGATCTGGGGCGGTGAGATGGCCAAGGACCCGGCGGTCCGCAACATCCCGCTGGGTGGACATCTGTACGTATTCTCGCTGTAA
- a CDS encoding sigma-54-dependent Fis family transcriptional regulator — protein MAHPQSQSERHLGQARRAFFEHGGAPVGKVPDTILRSWMRCQRLGLESAGAPQIEPVTAARLKEMRERHEKLWRLARAELELLSSDAAATGSIVILTDEDGWILDAEGSAKFLDRAGRVALMPGACWNEAQVGTNAIGTAIVEGRSVVVHGGEHYLVPHGILSCSASPIYDPYGTQVGVLDISGDAKVQHMHALGLARLAVANIEHRYFDDGIPDAELLRLHRDPALLGTAREGLLAFRNGRLVAANQAGLQLFGLERGELGRASYTGLFEDAPGKLRDDGVLLDRQGRALYGRVEDGQARPKRPAARPPITVSAAANPPPADAPLFDAAQEAELVRACRVLDAGLPVLVQGQTGTGKEVFARELHRRCARAGKPFVAVNCAALPEGLIEAELFGYEDGAFTGARKNGNPGLVRQADGGVLFLDEIGDMPLALQPRLLRVLQERELSPLGGGKPIKLDFALVCATHREMDSAIAEGRFRPDLYYRIAHHTVRIPSLDAHGDRAGLVRALWQRLGQGRRLTDEAQAQLAAYSWPGNLRQLSACLRTLVALSDPQDVIGIELLPSYLHDARPALPGPSLAIGVPPGTDLESLTEAAMRDALARCQGNITHAARMLGISRSTLYRRLGQDVRDKQH, from the coding sequence GTGGCACACCCGCAATCGCAGTCCGAACGACATCTGGGCCAGGCCCGGCGGGCGTTCTTCGAGCACGGTGGCGCGCCGGTCGGCAAGGTGCCCGACACGATCCTGCGCTCCTGGATGCGCTGCCAGCGCCTGGGCCTGGAGTCGGCGGGTGCGCCGCAGATCGAACCGGTCACCGCCGCGCGCCTGAAGGAAATGCGCGAGCGCCACGAGAAGCTCTGGCGCCTGGCCCGCGCCGAGCTGGAACTGCTGTCTTCCGATGCCGCCGCCACCGGCAGCATCGTGATCCTCACCGACGAGGACGGCTGGATCCTGGATGCTGAGGGCAGCGCCAAGTTCCTGGATCGCGCCGGCCGCGTCGCGCTGATGCCGGGCGCCTGCTGGAACGAAGCCCAGGTGGGCACCAACGCCATTGGCACAGCCATTGTCGAAGGCCGCTCGGTGGTCGTGCATGGCGGCGAGCACTACCTGGTGCCGCACGGCATCCTGAGTTGCTCGGCCTCGCCGATCTACGACCCGTACGGCACCCAGGTCGGCGTGCTGGACATCTCCGGCGACGCCAAGGTCCAGCACATGCACGCGCTGGGCCTGGCGCGGCTGGCGGTGGCCAACATCGAGCATCGCTATTTCGACGACGGCATCCCCGATGCCGAACTGCTGCGCCTGCATCGCGACCCGGCGCTGTTGGGCACCGCGCGCGAGGGCTTGCTGGCGTTCCGCAACGGGCGCCTGGTGGCGGCCAACCAGGCCGGCCTGCAGCTGTTCGGGCTGGAGCGGGGCGAGCTGGGCCGGGCGTCGTATACCGGGCTGTTCGAGGATGCGCCGGGCAAGCTGCGCGACGATGGCGTGCTGCTGGACCGGCAGGGGCGCGCGCTATACGGCCGGGTGGAAGACGGCCAGGCGCGTCCCAAGCGTCCGGCCGCGCGCCCGCCGATCACCGTATCAGCGGCGGCCAACCCACCGCCGGCCGACGCGCCCTTGTTCGACGCCGCGCAGGAAGCCGAACTGGTGCGCGCCTGTCGCGTGCTGGACGCGGGCCTGCCGGTGCTGGTGCAGGGCCAGACCGGGACCGGCAAGGAAGTCTTCGCGCGCGAACTGCATCGACGCTGCGCGCGTGCCGGCAAGCCGTTCGTGGCGGTCAACTGCGCCGCGCTGCCTGAGGGCCTGATCGAGGCCGAGCTGTTCGGTTACGAGGACGGCGCCTTTACCGGCGCGCGCAAGAACGGCAACCCGGGATTGGTGCGCCAGGCCGATGGCGGGGTGCTGTTCCTGGACGAGATCGGCGACATGCCGCTGGCCTTGCAGCCGCGGCTGCTGCGCGTCCTGCAGGAGCGAGAGCTGTCACCACTGGGCGGCGGCAAGCCGATCAAGCTGGATTTCGCCCTGGTCTGCGCGACCCACCGCGAGATGGACAGCGCCATCGCCGAGGGGCGTTTCCGTCCCGATCTGTACTACCGCATCGCGCACCACACCGTCCGCATCCCCTCGTTGGACGCGCATGGCGACCGGGCTGGGCTGGTCCGCGCGCTGTGGCAGCGCCTGGGCCAGGGGCGTCGCCTGACCGATGAAGCCCAGGCCCAGCTGGCCGCCTACAGCTGGCCGGGCAACCTGCGCCAGCTCAGCGCCTGTCTACGCACCCTGGTGGCGTTGAGCGATCCGCAGGACGTGATCGGCATCGAGCTGTTGCCGTCCTATCTGCACGACGCGCGTCCCGCGTTGCCGGGGCCGTCACTGGCCATCGGCGTGCCACCTGGCACCGACCTGGAGAGCCTGACCGAAGCGGCCATGCGCGATGCGCTGGCGCGGTGTCAGGGCAACATCACCCACGCCGCGCGCATGCTGGGCATCAGCCGCAGCACGCTGTACCGCCGCCTGGGACAGGACGTGCGCGACAAGCAGCATTGA